A genomic region of Solanum dulcamara chromosome 2, daSolDulc1.2, whole genome shotgun sequence contains the following coding sequences:
- the LOC129872271 gene encoding uncharacterized mitochondrial protein AtMg00810-like has translation MFSYLTNSRRLFTCIDLWAIGDPDRSNYVCLLKKSFYGLKQAPRAWYKRFADYVCTLGFSHSKIDHSLFVYRQGTSMAYLLLYIDDIILTASSNVLRRSIISLLSSEFAMNELGPLSYFLGIAVTRHTSSLFLSQRKYAAEIINRAGMSSCKPSPTPVSPKLKFGSTTSIPFEDPSLYQNLAGELQYLTFTRSNITYDVQNVCLFMHDPRDEHMNALKHIVRYLQGTLDYGLHLYPSSTTTLVSYTDADWGGCPDTRRSTSGYCIFMGDNLISWSAKRQATLSRSSAEAEYQGVANVVSESCWLRNLLLELHSPIPRATLIYCDNVSSIYLAGNPVQHQRTKHIEMDIYFVWEKGGSWPGSSITCPLSLSDCRYLHQRPSIGVI, from the coding sequence ATGTTTTCTTACTTGACGAACTCAAGGAGACTGTTTACATGTATCGACCTTTGGGCTATCGGGGATCCTGATAGATCTAATTATGTGTGTTTACTGAAGAAATCTTTTTATGGGCTAAAACAAGCTCCACGGGCTTGGTATAAGCGATTTGCTGATTATGTCTGTACCCTTGGATTTTCTCACAGTAAGATCGATCATTCCTTGTTTGTTTATCGTCAAGGTACTTCTATGGCTTATCTTTTATTGTATATCGACGATATTATTTTAACTGCTTCCTCTAATGTGCTCCGCCGGTCTATCATATCGCTTCTTAGCTCCGAATTTGCTATGAATGAGTTGGGCCCATTGAGTTATTTCTTGGGCATTGCTGTCACTCGTCATACAagtagtttatttttatctcaaaGGAAGTATGCGGCTGAGATCATTAACCGAGCTGGCATGTCATCGTGTAAGCCATCTCCTACTCCGGTTTCTCCAAAGTTGAAGTTTGGGTCTACTACGAGCATACCGTTTGAAGACCCATCTCTTTATCAAAATCTTGCAGGGGAATTGCAATACCTCACGTTCACGAGATCGAATATTACTTATGATGTGCAAAATGTATGCTTATTCATGCATGACCCACGAGATGAGCACATGAACGCTCTCAAGCACATCGTGCGCTACCTACAAGGTACTTTGGATTATGGTCTTCACCTGTATCCCTCTTCCACAACCACTCTTGTCTCGTATACTGATGCTGATTGGGGTGGGTGCCCCGATACACGACGTTCGACTTCGGGTTATTGTATTTTTATGGGTGATAACTTGATCTCATGGTCCGCCAAACGTCAAGCTACTTTGTCCCGTTCGAGTGCAGAGGCAGAATATCAAGGAGTTGCCAATGTGGTTTCTGAGTCGTGTTGGTTGCGAAACTTGCTTTTGGAACTTCATTCTCCTATTCCACGGGCTACTTTGATTTACTGTGATAATGTTAGCTCCATTTATCTAGCTGGTAATCCTGTTCAGCATCAACgcactaagcacattgagatggatatatattttgtatgggAAAAAGGTGGCTCGTGGCCAGGTTCGAGTATTACATGTCCCCTCTCATTATCAGATTGCAGATATCTTCACCAAAGGCCTTCCATTGGTGTTATTTGA